Proteins co-encoded in one Parus major isolate Abel chromosome 17, Parus_major1.1, whole genome shotgun sequence genomic window:
- the C5 gene encoding complement C5 isoform X3, protein MTIFIHFIVLLFSGTTFSQEKTYVLTAPKIFRAGASEKVVVQAFGYEEEFPVNIALKSFPDKLVVYSSGQISLTPANKFQDAVTLTVQPRDLPRTDNSDKYLYLEAVSPHFTRFKKIPVSYENGFLFIHTDKPVYTPDQSVKVRVYSLNEELQPARRETVLTFVDPEEVEVDILEEKDFTGIVSFPDFKIPPNPKYGIWKIKAKYKKDFVTSAVAKFEVKEYAMPSFSIIIEPESNFISSDKFENFRIVVKASYFSNKKLPSADVFLRFGIIEESEKRMMPQAMHVTRIENGVAEISFNSKRAASSIGFDSLEALDGSYLYIVASVLESMGGLSGEVEFAGVRFAVSPYKLSLIATPLFVKPGLPFFIKVQVKDTMDDFVGNVPVTVTAKSFSEQMDETHLISEGSESGRRKTSISDGTALFVVNIPSNSKMMEFQVKTADPRLSDENQASKTYEAKAYSSLSQSYLYIDWASNHKTLEVGDVININLYPQSHYIDKIHHYSYLITSKGKTVSFGTQERIKDLEYEHLTFQITQEMVPSARLIVYYIVMGEGAAELVADSVWLNVQQKCGNSLDIKLQSSKEPVKPAEVVSLTMKTQSSSFVALSSIDKAIYGVTGRRKRAMEKIMLQLEKGDLGCGAGGGQNNIAVFRMAGLTFLTNANADDSEEAGEPCNEVLRTKRSDFREKILKEVDKYRDPEARQCCMAGVKAYPVSETCRERAQRIRRNQRCISAFTKCCEFANKLRLEEPNKLLILARMHFESLLELDEAQVRSYFPESWLWEVHQVSSRSKTLSVTLPDSLTTWEVQGVGISDKGICVAAPLEIQVVKDIFLSIYVPYSVVRGEQIELKGSVYNHKASAIKFCVKIAAGNGVCTFGDSASAGSRMQSCTFKNLDAGSSSAVTFRILPLELGLHTINFTLLTPRNSEIVVKTLRVVPEGIKKELHTGFTLDPQGVYGSIKRRQEFRYKVPLNLVPKTQIERSVSVKGHLMGEVIATVLSPRGLQMLTSLPRGSAEAELMSTAPVFYVFRYLEESDNWHLLGPETLRSRTQMRRKMKEGIVSILSFRNADCSYSMWKNRQASTWLTAFALRILGQVSQYIDLDQKSVCDSLLWLIDNCQMPDGSFNEFSNYQPVKLQGTLPREAKEKSLYLTAFSVIGIDKSMKICPTQGQSDGCEL, encoded by the exons ATGactatttttatacattttattgtTCTACTATTTTCTGGAACGACTTTTAGCCAAGAGAAAAC TTATGTCCTTACAGCACCAAAGATCTTCCGAGCTGGGGCCTCTGAGAAAGTTGTAGTTCAAGCTTTTGGTTATGAAGAGGAATTTCCAGTCAATATTGCCCTAAAAAGCTTCCCAGATAAGCTGGTTGTGTATTCGTCTGGTCAAATTTCCTTAACTCCAGCCAACAAATTTCAAGATGCTGTAACTTTAACA GTTCAACCAAGAGATTTACCAAGAACAGATAATTCAGACAAGTATTTGTATTTGGAAGCTGTTTCTCCACATTTTAcgagatttaaaaaaattcctgtttccTATGAGAAtgggtttctttttattcataCAGACAAACCAGTTTATACTCCTGACCAATCAG TGAAGGTCAGAGTTTACTCTCTgaatgaagaactgcagccagCTCGGAGAGAAACTGTCCTAACTTTTGTG GATCCTGAAGAAGTAGAAGTGgatattttggaagaaaaagattttactgGAATCGTTTCTTTTCCCGACTTCAAGATTCCTCCTAATCCTAA GTATGGAATTTGGAAGATTAAAGCCAAGTACAAGAAGGATTTTGTGACCTCAGCTGTGGCAAAATTTGAAGTTAAGGAATATG CAATGCCAAGCTTTTCCATCATCATCGAGCCAGAGAGTAACTTCATTAGTTCTGATAAATTTGAGAACTTCAGGATTGTTGTGAAAGCTAG CTATTTTTCCAACAAAAAGCTTCCCAGTGCTGATGTTTTTCTTCGTTTTGGAATAATtgaagaaagtgagaaaagaaTGATGCCTCAGGCAATGCATGTAACGAGG ATTGAAAATGGAGTTGCTGAAATCAGTTTTAACAGTAAGAGAGCAGCAAGTTCCATAGGTTTTGACAGTCTGGAAGCACTGGATGGgtcatatttatatattgtgGCATCAGTGTTGGAGTCTATGG GTGGCCTCAGTGGAGAGGTAGAGTTCGCTGGAGTCAGGTTTGCTGTCTCTCCTTACAAGCTGAGTTTGATTGCCACCCCTCTCTTTGTGAAGCCTGGACTTCCCTTCTTCATTAAG GTGCAGGTGAAAGACACCATGGATGACTTTGTTGGAAATGTCCCTGTAACTGTCACTGCAAAATCCTTTAGTGAGCAAATGGATGAGACTCACTTGATATCAGAGGGTTCAGaatctgggagaagaaaaacaagcatcAGTGATGGAACTGCTTTGTTTGTTGTTAATATCCCATCAAACAGTAAAATGATGGAGTTTCAA GTAAAAACTGCAGATCCACGTCTTTCAGATGAAAACCAAGCGAGTAAAACCTATGAAGCAAAAGCTTATTCATCCCTGAGTCAGAGTTATCTCTATATTGACTGGGCTTCAAACCACAAAACCCTGGAAGTGGGGGatgtaataaatattaatttatatccACAAAGTCACTACATTGATAAAATACATCACTACAGCTATTTG ATCACATCAAAAGGGAAGACAGTGAGCTTTGGAACTCAGGAGAGAATTAAGGATTTGGAATATGAACATCTAACTTTTCAGATAACCCAAGAAATGGTTCCTTCAGCACGTCTCATTGTTTATTACATAGTCATGGGAGAAGGTGCTGCAGAGTTAGTGGCTGATTCAGTTTGGCTGAATGTGCAACAGAAATGTGGGAACAGCCTTGAT ATTAAGCTGCAGTCAAGCAAAGAGCCAGTGAAACCAGCAGAGGTGGTGTCACTCACCATGAAAACCCAGTCCAGTTCCTTTGTTGCTTTGTCATCCATTGACAAGGCAATATATGGGGTcacaggaaggaggaagagagccATGGAGAAG ATcatgctgcagctggagaagggtgaccttggctgtggggctgggggaggacaGAACAACATTGCTGTGTTCAGGATGGCCGGGCTCACCTTCCTGACTAATGCAAATGCTGATGACTCAGAGGAAGCAG GTGAACCTTGCAATGAAGTGTTAAGAACAAAACGGTCTGACTTCCGTGAAAAGATACTCAAAGAAG tggacAAATACCGAGATCCAGAAGCCCGGCAGTGCTGCATGGCTGGAGTAAAAGCTTATCCAGTCTCTGAGACCTGCAGGGAGAGAGCTCAGAGAATTCGGAGGAACCAAAGGTGCATTTCTGCATTCACAAAGTGCTGTGAATTTGCCAACAAGCTGCGGCTGGAAGAGCCAAATAAGCTCCTAATATTGGCCAGAATGC ATTTTGAGTCCCTCTTGGAACTGGATGAGGCTCAAGTTCGTAGCTACTTCCCTGAAAGCTGGTTATGGGAAGTTCACCAAGTTTCTTCAAG GTCCAAGACTCTGTCTGTCACCTTACCTGATTCCCTGACCACCTGGGAAGTACAAGGTGTTGGCATTTCAGATAAAG GTATTTGTGTTGCTGCACCTTTGGAAATCCAAGTTGTGAAGGATATCTTCCTGAGCATTTATGTTCCTTATTCCGTGGTACGAGGGGAGCAAATCGAGTTAAAAGGATCTGTTTATAACCATAAAGCCTCTGCAATTAAG TTCTGTGTTAAAAtagcagctggaaatggagTCTGTACCTTTGGAGATTCTGCAAGTGCTGGATCAAGGATGCAGAGCTGTACATTTAAGAATCTGGATGCTGGTTCTTCCTCAGCAGTTACATTCCGGATACTCCCGCTGGAATTGGGTCTTCACACTATAAATTTTACATTGCTGACCCCCAGGAACAGTGAAATTGTAGTTAAAACTTTGCGTGTCgtg CCAGAAGGCATTAAGAAAGAACTCCACACAGGTTTCACTTTGGATCCACAGGGTGTTTATG GTTCAATCAAGAGACGACAAGAATTTCGATACAAAGTCCCACTAAATCTGGTCCCTAAAACACAAATTGAGAGAAGTGTCAGTGTAAAAG GACATCTTATGGGTGAAGTGATTGCCACAGTCCTGAGCCCCAGGGGCCTGCAGATGCTGACCAGCCTGCCCAGGGGCAGTGCAGAGGCCGAGCTCATGAGCACTGCCCCCGTATTTTACGTGTTCCGCTACCTGGAGGAGTCGGATAATTGGCATTTACTGGGCCCTGAGACCCTGAGGTCCAGGACTCagatgaggaggaagatgaaagaAG GAATTGTGAGCATCTTGTCGTTCAGGAACGCTGACTGCTCCTACAGCATGTGGAAGAACAGGCAAGCTAGCACCTG GTTGACAGCTTTTGCTTTAAGGATTCTTGGACAAGTGAGCCAATACATTGATCTTGATCAAAAGTCTGTTTGTGATTCCCTTCTGTGGCTGATTGACAACTGTCAGATGCCAGATGGGTCATTCAATGAGTTTTCAAACTATCAACCAGTGAAACTACAG gGTACTTTACCTCGAGAAGctaaagaaaaatctctgtatctcacagcattttctgttaTTGGAATTGACAAGTCAATGAAAATATGTCCTACTCAG GGTCAGTCAGATGGGTGTGAGCTGTAA